The region TTTCCAGCCCCTTCCATCCCTTCGGCACAGGACGGTGTCGTGAGGTACACCGCATATGTTGGGTCCTTTGTTTACGTCAAGATCGAGCCTTACGAGAGCATGAGCATCGGGCAAAAGCCGGTTATCCAGGTGCGTTTTAGCGCAGGCGGGAGTACCAACTGGGCGGTTGAGGTGAAAACACAACGCGAGCTCATTGATGGATTATCCAGCGGTTTCACCCGAGAGCATTTGAAAGGCAGCACAAGCCTCACTGTCAGCTTCATGCTCGGTTCCAAAGGGTCCGAAATCCGGACATATGCTGTTGAAGCCCCCGCGAACGAGATGACCTGAGCTCAAGTGTTTCAAGGGCAACAGTTGTTGAACAGTTTGTCTGGTTGAACCGTTTGTCATGGTTGAGTTAATACTTTTAACCTATTGAATAATAAAAATTTTAATTTCAGGCACGACTCCTGCAGAAGCTCCAGGGTATTCACCCGGAACCACGGAGTCGGCCCCATGACAACTTCACCCATTACCGCCCACATCATCCGCTCGGACGCCGAGGCCATCGCCGTCGCGCACAAACTTGCTGCACGCTTCGCCGTCGAAGCCAGCGTCCGTGACCGCGAGCGACGCCTGCCGGTGGCCGAACTGGACGAGTTCTCCGCCAGCGGTCTGTGGGGCGTCACCGTTCCCAAGGAATACGGCGGCGCGGGCGTGTCCTACGTGACGGTCGCCGAAGTGATCAAGATCATTTCCGCCGCCGACTCATCCCTCGGCCAGATCCCGCAAAACCATCTCGGCGTGCTCGACATTCTGTTGCAAACCGCCACCGAAGAGCAGAAGCGCTATTACTTCGGCAAAGTCCTGCAAGGCTACCGTTTCGGCAATGCTTTCTCCGAATCCAAAAGCAAAAACGCCGGGGCGTTTGAAACCCGCATTCGTTTCGACCAAGACACCGCGCAAATCGACGGCGAGAAGTTCTACTGCACTGGCGCGTTGTTCGCGCACATCGTGCCGGCGGTGGCGGTCAACGAACAGAATCAGGCGTTTATCGCGTTCATCGAACGCGACAACCCTGGCCTGACGGTGATCGACAGCTGGGATGGTTTCGGCCAGCGCACCACGGCCAGCGGTGGCGTCACGTTGAATGCGGTGAAAGTCCCGCTCAGCGCAGTGATTCCGGCCCACAAGGCGTTCGACGAGCCCACCGCCGACGGCCCGATCTCACAAATCATCCAGGCCGCCGTGGACACCGGCATCGCCGTCGGTGCATTGGAAGAAACCAAGCGCTACGCCCGTGAATCCCGGCCATGGATCGACAGCGGCCAGGATCACGGCTGGCAGGACCCGTTCAGCATTGCCGCCATCGGCGACCTCGAATGGCGAGTGCACGGCACCGAAGCGATCCTGAAAAAGGCTGGCCTCGCCATCGATCAAGCGTTACTCAGCCCCAACGAAGACACCGTGGCCCACGCCTCGGTCGTCGTCGCCCAAGCCAAAGTCTTGTCCGCCGAAATCGCCTTGCTCGCCAGCAGCAAGCTCTTCGAACTGGCCGGCACGCGCTCGGTGCTCGGCAAGTACAACCTCGACCGCCACTGGCGCAACGCCCGGACCCACACGTTGCACGACCCGGCGCGCTGGAAATACCACCTGATCGGCAACTACCTGCTCAACGGCGTGAAGCCCGCGCGCCACGCCTGGAACTGAGGAGCCCACCATGAACGCTTTGACCCAACCGATTATTGCCGGGCAACCCCTGGCCAAAAGTCTGCACGACTTGCACAACGCCCGCAGCCTGCTCGATGCAACGTTGCGCTTCGTTCGCCAACAGGCGCAAGTCACCGATGATCCTTACGTCATCAGCCGCTTCGGCGATTTGCACATCCGCATCGAGGTCGCCGCCGCACTACTCGAGCGCGCCGAAGACTTTCTGAACAGTCACGAAGACGATACCGAGATCAGCGTCGCTATCGCCGAATCGCATCTGGCCAGCGCCGAGGCCTTGAATGCTGCCAGCAACGCCGAATTCGAACTCACCGGCCAACGCACCGCATTGCACGGATCGCTGCACGACCCGCTGCGCTGGAAGCTCCACCTCATCGGCAACTTCCGCCTCAACGGCATCCATCCCCCTAGCTTTCCCAAACCTGAAAAGGGAGCTGTTTGATGGCTCGTGAAATTCGTCTCAACGCCTTCGACATGAACTGCGTCGGCCACCAGTCGCCGGGTTTGTGGGCGCATCCGCGGGATCGCTCCTGGCAGTACAAGGATCTGGAGTACTGGACCGATCTGGCGAAAATCCTTGAGCGTGGCAAGTTCGACGGCTTGTTCATCGCCGACGTGCTCGGCATCTACGACGTCTACAACGGCAACGGTGATGCGGCGATCCGTCAGGCGGCGCAGGTGCCGGTCAACGATCCGCTGCAACTGATCCCTCCGATGGCATTGGTCACCGAGCACTTGGGGTTCGGCCTGACCGCGTCGTTATCCTTCGAACACCCGTACCCGTTCGCCCGACGCCTGTCGACCCTCGATCATCCTGACCAAGGGCCGGGCCGGCTGGAACATCGTCACTTCGTACCTGGAGAGCGGCGCGAAAAATCTCGGTCAGAAAAACCAGACTGAGCATGACGCCCGTTATGACTTTGCCGAGGAGTACCTGGAGGTTTGCTACAAGCTCTGGGAAGGCAGTTGGGAGGAGGGCGCGATCCTGCGTGATCGCGAGCGGCGGATCTTCAGTGACCCGAGCAAAATCCATGAAATCCAGCACGTCGGCAAACACTTCCAGGTGCCGGGCATTCACCTTTGCGAACCTTCGCCGCAGCGCACGCCTGTGTTGTATCAGGCCGGCGCGTCGAGTCGCGGCAAGCAATTCGCGGCGGAACATGCCGAATGCGTGTTTGTGGCGGCGCCGTCGAAAGTGCTGCTGAAGAAGACCGTTGCCGATATTCGTCGTCGTGCGGCTGAAGCGGGGCGCGATCCGAAGAAGGTCCTGATCTTCAACCTGCAAACGGTGATCCTCGGCGAGACCGACGCCAAGGCGAAGGCCAAGTTTGAGGAATACAAAACCTGGGTCAGCTACGAGGGCGCCATGGCGTTGATCTCGGGCTGGACCGGGATTGATTTCAGCCAGTTCAAACCGGATGAGCCGCTCAAGCACGTACACACCAATGCGATTCAGTCGGCGGTGGAGGCGTTCTCCACGGCGGACCCGAACAAGGTCTGGACCCCGAATGAATTGGCGGACTGGGTCGGTATCGGCGGGTTTGGACCGTTGTTTGTCGGCAGCCCGGAAACCGTTGCCGACCTGCTGCAAGAGTGGGTCGAAGAGACCGACGTGGACGGCTTCAACCTGGCCTATGCGTTGACCCATGAAACCTTTATCGACGCCGTGGAATTGCTGGTGCCGGAGTTGCAGAAGCGTGGCGTATACAAGACCGAATATGCGCCGGGGACTCTGCGCGAGAAGTTGTTTGGCGAAGGGCCGCGGTTGCCGGATATCCATCCAGGCGCGGGGTATCGGGACCTGGCGGCATTGCGGCAGCAGGAGAAGAAAGTGGTATCGGCGTAGACGCCT is a window of Pseudomonas sp. 10S4 DNA encoding:
- a CDS encoding SfnB family sulfur acquisition oxidoreductase translates to MTTSPITAHIIRSDAEAIAVAHKLAARFAVEASVRDRERRLPVAELDEFSASGLWGVTVPKEYGGAGVSYVTVAEVIKIISAADSSLGQIPQNHLGVLDILLQTATEEQKRYYFGKVLQGYRFGNAFSESKSKNAGAFETRIRFDQDTAQIDGEKFYCTGALFAHIVPAVAVNEQNQAFIAFIERDNPGLTVIDSWDGFGQRTTASGGVTLNAVKVPLSAVIPAHKAFDEPTADGPISQIIQAAVDTGIAVGALEETKRYARESRPWIDSGQDHGWQDPFSIAAIGDLEWRVHGTEAILKKAGLAIDQALLSPNEDTVAHASVVVAQAKVLSAEIALLASSKLFELAGTRSVLGKYNLDRHWRNARTHTLHDPARWKYHLIGNYLLNGVKPARHAWN
- a CDS encoding acyl-CoA dehydrogenase is translated as MNALTQPIIAGQPLAKSLHDLHNARSLLDATLRFVRQQAQVTDDPYVISRFGDLHIRIEVAAALLERAEDFLNSHEDDTEISVAIAESHLASAEALNAASNAEFELTGQRTALHGSLHDPLRWKLHLIGNFRLNGIHPPSFPKPEKGAV